The Halobaculum magnesiiphilum genome contains the following window.
GCTGGAGCACGCCCGCGAGCACGACCGCACCGTCGTCATCACGACGAACGTCCACCAGCAGATGCGCCAGTTCGTCGAGGACGCCCGCGCCATCCACGAGACCGAGCGTATCCGCGCGACCGTGTTCAAGGGGAAGTCGTCGATGTGCCACATCGACGTGGACTACCAGGAGTGTCAGACGCTGCGCGACACCACGCGCTCGCTCGTCGAGGACCGGTCCGACAAGGAGCAGCTGGAACAACGGCTCGATGACCTCACCGACGAGATGCGCGAGGGCGCCGACAGTGCGGGCGGCGGCTCCGGCGGCGACCCCGGGAGCGCCGCCGAAGCCAGACAGGCCGTACAGGAGGAGCTGGATCGTCTCGACGAGGAGATCGACGACGAGGCCGCCAACACCTGCGACTACTACCTCCAGAACCTCACCGGCGACACCGGCGAGTTCTTCTCGTGGCTGTTCGACGACGTGCGCACCCCCGACGAGGTGTACGAGTACGCCGGCAGCCGGGGCTTCTGCGGCTACGAGCTGCTGAAGGAGGGGATGGAGGATGTCGAACTCGTCGTCTGCAACTACCACCACCTGCTCGACCCGCAGATACGCGAGCAGTTCTTCCGGTGGCTCGATCGCGACCCGCAGGACGTGATCACCGTCTTCGACGAGGCGCACAACGTCGAGGACGCCGCCCGCGACCACGCCTCGAAGACGCTCACCGAGAACACCCTGGAGTCGGCGCTCAACGAGCTGGAGGAGACCGACGACTCCCGCGCCGAACCCGCCGAGAACGTCCTCCGGGCGTTCACCGAGGCGCTGCGGGACACATACGACGACAAGCTCGGCTTCGGCGCCCGCGAGCAGATCGGCGAGAACTGGGACGACGTGAGCATCGCCAACGACGACCGCCGCGACGACCTGACGCTCGCGTTCCTCGACCGCTACGAGGGACAGGGGATCCGCGCGGAGTGCGACCTCGCGCTCCAGCTCGGCAAGCGCCTCGACGAGGAGTACGAGGAGGCGTACCGCGACGGCGAGACGACGACCCGGCGGGAGTGTCAGACCCTGCAAGCGGCCGCGTTCGTCTCGGCGTGGATGGACGACGGCGGCGAGCTCGGCCAGCACCCGGTCGTCTCCGTCCGGCGCGACGCCGGTACCGACGAGGTGTACGGCCGCGCGGAGCTGTACACCTGCATCCCGCGGGAGGTGACCGCGGAGCTGTTCGACGAGGTGTACGCGAGCGTCCTCATGTCCGCCACCCTCCGCCCGTTCGACGTGACAGAGGACGTGCTCGGGCTGTCGGACCCGGCGACGCTCGCGTACGGGATGGAGTACCCCGAGGAGAACCGCCGAACCTTCTCGGTCGCCACGCCGGCGCTGTTCGCCTCCGAGCGCGACGACCCCGCGACACAGGAGACGATCGCCGCGACGCTGTCGGATGTCGTGCGGTTCACGCCCGGCAACAGCCTCCTGTTTTTCCCGTCCTACGCGGAGGCCGAGCGCTACCACGAACTGCTCTCGGGCGACCCGAACCTGGGTACCCTCCTGCTCGACGGTTCCGAGCCCGACACGGAGCAACTCCGTCGCCGCCTCGTCGACAGCGGTGACGCGACGCTGTTCACGTCGCTGTGGGGCACCCTCGCCGAGGGCGTGAGCTTCGACGGCGACGACGCCCGGACGGTCGCGGTCGTGGGCGTGCCGTACCCGCACCTCTCCGAGCGAATGGAGGCGGTACAGGAGGCCTACGACCGCGCGTTCGCCGAGCGCTCGCGGGACGCCGGCTGGGAGTACGCCGTCGAGATCCCGACCGTCCGCAAGACCCGGCAGGCGCTCGGCCGCGTGATCCGCTCGCCCGAGGACTTCGCCGTTCGCGCGCTGCTGGACAAGCGCTACACCTCCGCGGACATGGGCAAGTACTCCGTGCGGGGCGCGTTCCCCGTGGAGGAGCGCGAGGAGCTGATCGACATCGGCCCCGGGAAACTGAAGTTCGCGATGTTGAACTTCTTCACCGACCACGCGGCCTACGACGGGGAGCCGCCGGAGCCGTAGCGAGGTGAGAGTGCAGTACGGAGGCGACTACTCCAACAGCTCCACGAGCAGTCCCTTCTGCGCGTGCATCCGGTTTTCCGCCTGAACCACGACCGCTTTTCACGGGGTCCTCCTCGCTCGTGGTTCGAGACGGCAAAGCCGTCTCGTCATCACGAAAGGCGCTTCGCGCCTTTAGAACGACTTCGCTTGCTCGTCGAACCCCGCCAAACCCCGTCGATGCTGTCAGAGCGCAACGCGCTCTGACTGCCAACCAGACGCCAAAGGCGTCTGGTGATGACAAAAACGCTCGCTTCGCTCGCGTCGGCTACTCCAGCAGCTCCACGAGCAGCCCCTTCTGCGCGTGCATCCGGTTTTCCGCCTGCTCCCACACGAGCGAGCGGTCCGACTCCAGCACGGCGTCGGTCACCTCCTCGCCGCGGTGGGCGGGCAGACAGTGCATGAACGCGGCGTCCGTGTCGGCGAGCAGGTCCTCGTTGACCTGGTAGCCGTCGAAGGCCGGGAGCTTCTCCTCGCGTTCCGCCTCCTCGCCCATGCTCACCCACACGTCGGTGTAGACGACGTCCGCGTCGGCGACCGCCTCCTCGGGGGAGTCGACGGCGGTCGGCTCGGTCCCGAGATCGGCGCAGCGGTCGTACACGTCGTCGCCGAGGCCGTAGCCGTCGGGCGTCGCGACCGCCAGATCGAGCCCCGCGAGCGCGGCGCCGACGGCGAACGAGCGGCCGACGTTGTTGCCGTCGCCGACCCACGCCGCCGACACCTCCGAGAGGTCGCCGACCTCCTCGCGGATCGTGAGGAGATCCGCGAGCGTCTGGCACGGGTGGGCGTCGTCGGTGAGGCCGTTGATCACCGGAACGCCGGCGTACTCCGCGAGGGTCTCGGCGTTCTCGTGGGCGAACGTCCGCACCATGATCGCGTCGGCGTAGCCGCCGAGCGCGCGGGCGGTGTCCTTCAGCGGCTCGCCGTGGCCCAACTGGATCGCGTCGGGCCCGAGGAACATCGCGTGACCGCCCAGCTGAGTCATCCCCGTCTCGAAGCTCGC
Protein-coding sequences here:
- a CDS encoding ATP-dependent DNA helicase, producing the protein MSTTDGHLRFFPYDEPYPNQEEAMDRIANSLERGQDVLFEGAPGTGKTLSALVPALEHAREHDRTVVITTNVHQQMRQFVEDARAIHETERIRATVFKGKSSMCHIDVDYQECQTLRDTTRSLVEDRSDKEQLEQRLDDLTDEMREGADSAGGGSGGDPGSAAEARQAVQEELDRLDEEIDDEAANTCDYYLQNLTGDTGEFFSWLFDDVRTPDEVYEYAGSRGFCGYELLKEGMEDVELVVCNYHHLLDPQIREQFFRWLDRDPQDVITVFDEAHNVEDAARDHASKTLTENTLESALNELEETDDSRAEPAENVLRAFTEALRDTYDDKLGFGAREQIGENWDDVSIANDDRRDDLTLAFLDRYEGQGIRAECDLALQLGKRLDEEYEEAYRDGETTTRRECQTLQAAAFVSAWMDDGGELGQHPVVSVRRDAGTDEVYGRAELYTCIPREVTAELFDEVYASVLMSATLRPFDVTEDVLGLSDPATLAYGMEYPEENRRTFSVATPALFASERDDPATQETIAATLSDVVRFTPGNSLLFFPSYAEAERYHELLSGDPNLGTLLLDGSEPDTEQLRRRLVDSGDATLFTSLWGTLAEGVSFDGDDARTVAVVGVPYPHLSERMEAVQEAYDRAFAERSRDAGWEYAVEIPTVRKTRQALGRVIRSPEDFAVRALLDKRYTSADMGKYSVRGAFPVEEREELIDIGPGKLKFAMLNFFTDHAAYDGEPPEP
- the argF gene encoding ornithine carbamoyltransferase; translation: MPDETDEFPSDFLDIDDLTTDQLAQVLARASDLKAGKDLTQLPRTTLAMLFEKPSTRTRASFETGMTQLGGHAMFLGPDAIQLGHGEPLKDTARALGGYADAIMVRTFAHENAETLAEYAGVPVINGLTDDAHPCQTLADLLTIREEVGDLSEVSAAWVGDGNNVGRSFAVGAALAGLDLAVATPDGYGLGDDVYDRCADLGTEPTAVDSPEEAVADADVVYTDVWVSMGEEAEREEKLPAFDGYQVNEDLLADTDAAFMHCLPAHRGEEVTDAVLESDRSLVWEQAENRMHAQKGLLVELLE